Part of the Blastocatellia bacterium genome, CAAGAATCCCGTCACGACGCCGATCATCGCCACGCGCCCGAAATCGGCCGGAGTGAGCCATCGGGCGAGGATCGCCATGATCCCGAGCTGCAATAGCTGCTTGAAGAGTTGCGCGCTCCAGGACCACAACGCGCCGCGCGCCGCTCGGACCAAGAGCGCGGTCGCCATCCTTTGCTCCGCATGTCCCTCGGATTCGATCTCCGATCGTCGCATATGGCGGCGGTGTCTATCTCAGCGTGGGCTCGGCCGTGATGCTGGACGATCGAGCGTCGGCGCGAGATACCCAAGCCTCAGGAATCGCGCGCGGCTTCTACGGCGTCAATGCGTTTGATGACGCGCGCCGGAACACCGACGGCGATGGAGAAAGGCGGGATGTCCCGCGTGACGACAGCGCCAGCGCCGACGATCGCACTGCGGCCAATGGTGACGCCGGGCAGAACGACGGCATTCGCCCCGATGGTCGCATTCTCCTCCACCACGATGTCGCCCATGCGCTTCGGCTGAAAGCGCGCCGGCCGACTCAGATCGCGATAGCTGTACATCTCCGAGACGAGCACGGCTCCGGCCCCCACGATCGCGAAGTCGCGGAGGATGATCTGAGCCCCACCTCCATGCAGGATGCATCCCCAAGCCAATTCGACGTGATTGCCGATGACGATGCGTCCTCCCTGACGATACTCCGGCGCATGCCCCGCGCAGTAGAGCACGCAGTGGTCGTGGATGATGACGTTCTCCCCCAGGATGAGCCGATCCGGCCGAATGATCGTGACATGTCGGCCCAGTTGAAGGCCGGGCGCTCGTGCTTGAAGCTCATCGCGGAGCTTCTCCTCGTAATACGCGCGCTTCAGATCGGACTGCATGCGACGCCAGAGGCGGAGAAGGTCCCTCCACGTCATAGGTCATAATCCCTCTTCGTCCGATCGGCGAACCACCCGCGGGAGATGCTGGAGAGCAAGCGCGCGCGCACCGTCGCATACATGCGGGAGAATTCATTACCTCCGACCTCCGCCGCGTGGAAGTAGAGCATCTGCGGATGGAATGATTGCTTGAAGCGCACAACGCCCGCATGACCGCCGCTCGGGTTGAAGTCGTACCATTCGTAGCCCCGCTCGCACGCAT contains:
- a CDS encoding acyltransferase gives rise to the protein MTWRDLLRLWRRMQSDLKRAYYEEKLRDELQARAPGLQLGRHVTIIRPDRLILGENVIIHDHCVLYCAGHAPEYRQGGRIVIGNHVELAWGCILHGGGAQIILRDFAIVGAGAVLVSEMYSYRDLSRPARFQPKRMGDIVVEENATIGANAVVLPGVTIGRSAIVGAGAVVTRDIPPFSIAVGVPARVIKRIDAVEAARDS